One Pseudomonas sp. MM213 genomic window, GAAAACACCATGCGTTACGCTCACCCCGGTACTGAAGGCGCTATCGTTTCGTTCAAAGCCAAATACGGTAACTACATCGGCGGCGAGTTCGTCGCGCCTGTCAAAGGTCAGTACTTCACCAATACCTCGCCAGTGAATGGCCAACCGATTGCCGAATTCCCGCGCTCCACGGCCGAAGACATCGACAAAGCCCTGGACGCTGCCCACGCCGCTGCCGATGCCTGGGGCGCCACGTCCGCCCAGGCGCGCTCGCTGGTGCTGCTGAAAATCGCCGACCGCATCGAGCAGAACCTGGAACTGCTGGCGATCACCGAATCCTGGGACAACGGCAAAGCCGTTCGCGAAACCCTCAACGCCGACATCCCGCTGGCCGCCGACCACTTCCGTTACTTCGCCGGTTGCATCCGTGCGCAGGAAGGCAGCGCTGCCGAGATCGACGGCAACACCGTGGCCTATCACATCCATGAACCGCTGGGCGTGGTCGGGCAGATCATCCCGTGGAACTTCCCGATCCTGATGGCCGCGTGGAAACTCGCCCCGGCGCTGGCGGCGGGCAACTGCGTGGTGCTCAAGCCAGCAGAACAAACGCCGCTGGGCATTACCGTGCTGGTCGAGCTGATCGGCGACCTGCTGCCACCGGGCGTGCTCAACATTGTGCAAGGCTTCGGCAAAGAAGCCGGCGAAGCGCTCGCCACCAGCAAACGCATCGCCAAGATCGCCTTCACTGGCTCGACCCCGGTCGGCTCGCACATCATGAAGTGCGCCGCCGAAAACATCATCCCGTCCACCGTGGAGCTGGGTGGCAAATCGCCGAACATCTTCTTCGAAGACATCATGAAAGCCGAACCGTCCTTCATCGAGAAAGCCGCTGAAGGCCTGGTGCTGGCGTTCTTCAACCAGGGCGAAGTCTGCACCTGCCCGTCCCGCGCGCTGGTTCAGGAATCGATCTACGACGACTTCATGAAAGAGGTGATGAAAAAAGTCCTGTCGATCAAACGCGGTGACCCGCTGGACACCGACACCATGGTCGGCGCCCAGGCGTCCGAGCAGCAATTCGACAAAATCCTTTCGTACCTGGAAATCGCCAAGGGCGAAGGCGCCGAGCTGCTGACCGGCGGCAAGGTGGAAAAACTCGAGGGCAGTCTGGCGACGGGTTATTACATCCAGCCAACCCTGCTCAAGGGCACCAACAAAATGCGTGTGTTCCAGGAAGAAATCTTTGGCCCGGTGGTGAGCATCACCACGTTCAAGGACGAAGCCGAAGCCCTGGCCATCGCCAACGACACCGAGTTCGGTCTCGGCGCCGGCCTCTGGACCCGCGACATCAACCGCGCCTATCGCATGGGCCGCGCCATCAAGGCCGGTCGCGTGTGGACCAACTGCTATCACCTGTACCCGGCGCACGCCGCGTTCGGTGGCTACAAAAAGTCCGGCGTCGGTCGTGAAACCCACAAAATGATGCTCGATCACTATCAGCAGACCAAAAACCTGCTGGTGAGCTACGACATCAATCCGTTGGGCTTCTTCTAACCCGGCGCGAAACCGCGTAACGGCCTTCGCGAGCAAGCTTCGCTCCTACAGGATCACGCCGTACCTGTAGGAGCGAGGCTTGCCCGCGAAGGCATCCTCAAACACACCACAAATCACTGCCCTGCCGCTCTGGCACGGGCTTTGCGTGCCCGCTCCACACCAAAAATCAGTTTCCGAAAGTCCAACAGATCAAACAATAAAAAAGACAGCGAGGACTTATGACTTCTTCCACACAGCTCAAACCCACACTCGGCACCCTGCACTTATGGGGCATTGCCGTCGGCCTAGTGATTTCCGGCGAGTACTTCGGCTGGAGTTACGGCTGGGGCACCGCAGGCACTCTGGGTTTCCTCGTCACCGCCCTGATGGTGGCGACGATGTACACCTGTTTCATCTTCAGTTTCACCGAACTGACTACCGCCATTCCCCACGCTGGCGGGCCCTTTGCCTACAGCCGACGGGCCTTCGGCGAGAAAGGCGGCTTGATTGCCGGCATTGCCACGCTGATTGAATTCGTCTTTGCGCCGCCGGCCATTGCCATGGCCATTGGCGCTTATCTGAACGTTCAATACCCGGAACTTGACCCCAAGATTGCCGCCGTTGGCGCCTATTTCGTGTTCATGACGCTCAACATCCTCGGCGTCAGCATCGCCGCCACGTTTGAACTGGTGGTGACCGTGCTGGCCGTCGCCGAGTTGCTGGTGTTCATGGGCGTGGTCGCGCCGGGCTTCAGTTTCAGCAATTTCGTGCTCAACGGCTGGTCGGGTTCGAACGAGTTCACCATTGCCTCAATCCCCGGCATCTTTGCGGCGATCCCGTTCGCGATCTGGTTTTTCCTCGCGATTGAAGGTGCGGCGATGGCGGCTGAAGAAGCCAAGGACCCGAAACGCACGATTCCCAAGGCGTACGTCAGCGGCATTCTGACGTTGGTGTTCCTCGCGATCGGCGTGATGGTGATGGCCGGCGGCGTGGGCGACTGGCGTCAATTGTCGAACATCAACGACCCGCTGCCTCAGGCGATGAAAGCCGTGGTCGGCAACAATTCGACCTGGATGCACATGCTGGTCTGGATCGGCCTGTTCGGGCTGGTGGCGAGTTTCCACGGGATCATTCTCGGTTACTCGCGTCAGTTCTTCGCCCTGGCCCGGGCCGGCTACCTGCCACGTTCGCTGGCCAAACTGTCACGTTTCCAGACCCCGCACCGAGCCATTCTGGCCGGCGGCGTGATCGGCATCGCGGCAATCTACAGCGACGGCCTGGTCAACCTGCAAGGCATGACGCTGACGGCAGCGATGATCACCATGTCGGTATTCGGTGCCATCGTGATGTACATCATCAGTATGCTGAGCCTGTTCAAGCTGCGTAAGACCGAGCCGAACCTGGAACGCAGCTTCCGCGCGCCGGGTTACCCGATCGTGCCGGGGATTGCGCTGTTTCTGGCCGTGGTGTGCCTGGTGGCGATGGCGTGGTTCAACCCGCTGATCGGCTGTGTGTTCCTCGGTTTCATGGCGGCCGGGTATTTGTATTTCCAACTGACCGCCAAGCAGCGCTTCGATGCGCCGGCGGATGCGATGCTCGAAGGCGCCTGAGTTGCACCGGCGCCGGGCCGTATGCCCGGCGCCTGCATTATTGAAGTGCACACCGCTCCCCCTGTGGGAGCCAGCCTGCTGGCGATTGCGGTCTGACAGTCAGCATAGATTTTGAATGACACACTGCAATCGCCAGCAGGCTGGCTCCCACAAGGGAATGTCAGGGTAATCAAGACTTCTACACATCAGGAGGACACCGTGGCCACATTTGCCCATTCCATCGGCGCCCAGACCTACCGCTTTGCCAGCCTCAAAGAGGTCATGGCCAAGGCCAGCCCGGCGCGTTCCGGGGATTTCCTGGCCGGCGTCGCCGCCCTTAACGATGGCGAGCGCGTCGCCGCGCAAATGGCCCTGGCTGATATCCCGTTGACTCACTTCCTGCAGGAAGTGCTGATTCCTTACGAGGCCGATGAAGTCACCCGACTGATCATCGACACTCACGACAAACAAGCCTTCGCCGTGGTCAGCCATCTCACCGTTGGCGGGTTTCGCGACTGGCTGCTCAGCGATGCCGCCGACGAACAGAGCCTGCGCGCCCTCGCCCCGGGCCTGACGCCGGAAATGGCCGCGGCCGTGTCAAAAATCATGCGCGTGCAGGACCTGGTGCTGGTCGCGCAGAAAATCCGCGTGATCACGCACTTTCGCGGCACCATGGGCCTGCGGGGACGCTTATCCACCCGCCTGCAACCCAACCACCCCACCGACGAACCGGCCGGTATCGCCGCGAGCATTCTCGACGGCCTGCTGTACGGCAACGGCGACGCGATGATCGGCATCAACCCGGCCACCGACAGCATTGCCTCGATTTGCGCGATGCTGGAAATGCTCGACGCGATCATCCAGCGCTACGAAATTCCTACACAAGCCTGCGTGCTGACCCACGTCACCACGTCCATCGAAGCGATCAATCGCGGCGTTCCGCTGGACCTGGTGTTCCAGTCGATCGCCGGCACCGAAGCGGCCAATGCCAGCTTCGGCATCAACCTGAACGTGTTGCAGGAAGGTTACGACGCCGGTTTGAGCCTGAATCGCGGCACGCTTGGGCAAAACCTGATGTATTTCGAGACCGGCCAGGGCAGCGCCCTGTCGGCCAACGCCCACCACGGCATCGATCAACAAACCTGCGAAACCCGCGCCTACGCGGTTGCCCGACATTTCAAACCGTTTTTGGTGAACACCGTCGTAGGATTTATCGGCCCGGAATACCTCTACAACGGCAAACAGATCATCCGTGCAGGCCTGGAAGACCACTTCTGCGGCAAATTGCTGGGCGTGCCGATGGGCTGCGACATCTGTTACACCAACCACGCCGAAGCCGACCAGGACGACATGGACACCCTGCTGACCCTGCTCGGCGTGGCCGGGATCAACTTCATCATGGGCATCCCCGGTTCCGACGACATCATGCTCAACTACCAGACCACTTCGTTCCACGACGCGCTCTACGCCCGACAAACCCTGGGCTTGAAACCGGCGCCGGAGTTCGAACAGTGGCTGGCCAAGATGGGCATTTTCACTCAGGCCGATGGCAAGATTCATTTCGGCGAGCGCCTGCCGACAGCCTTCCGCCAGGCGATGGGGCAACTGGGATGAGTGTCGAGATGGATAAACCGCCTGTTGATTCAGAAAATCCGTTGCTGGAACTGCGGCGCCTGACCCCGGCACGGATTGCCCTGGGCCGCACCGGCACCAGCATGCCGACCAGCGCACAGCTTGATTTTCAGTACGCCCACGCCCAGGCTCGGGACGCGGTGCACCTGCCCTTCGACCATGCCGGGCTCAGCGCGCAATTGGCTGAATGCGGATACGAAAGTGTGCTCCTGCACAGCGCCGCCACCAACCGCGACAGTTATTTGCAGCGCCCTGACTTGGGGCGGAAATTGAGCGATGAGTCCGCGCAAATCCTGCGCAACCATGCTTCAGCCTATCCCGGCGGCGTCGATCTGGTGATTGTCGTGGCCGATGGTTTGTCGGCACTGGCTGTGCACCGCCACACCGTGCCCTTCCTTTCGCGCATGCGAGAGCAGATCGAAGTCGATGGCTGGACGGTTTCACCGGTGATTCTGGTCGAACAAGGCCGGGTCGCGATAAGCGACGAAATCGGCGAGTTGCTGGGCGCAAAAATGGTGGTGATTCTGATTGGCGAACGCCCTGGCCTCAGCTCGCCAGACAGTCTGGGATTATATTTCACCTACAATCCAAAGGTCGGCCTGACGGATGCTTACCGCAACTGCATCTCCAATGTGCGACTGGAAGGCTTGAGTTATGGCATGGCGGCACACCGATTGCTGTATTTGATGCGCGAAGCCTGTCGGCGACAGTTGTCGGGGGTCAACCTGAAGGACGAAGCGCAGCTTCAGACGCTGGAGTCGGACGCAGGTGCAGACATGAAAGGTAATTTCCTACTGAGCCTGCCGGATGCCTGAACCGTTTCCGCATTGCGTTTCTGATTCAATTTCAGGCAGGATCGAAACACGGCTGCCCGAGTGAAGAACCGTTCGCCGTCAGAGCATGTGAAGACAGCCACTTGAAGACGAGACCTATCGATGCGGATTATTCAAGCGACCCTTGAACACCTGGACCTGCTGACCCCGTTGTTCGTCAAATATCGCGAGTTTTATGGTTCCCTGCCGTATCCGGACTCGTCCCGGGCGTTCCTCGAGAAACGCCTGCGTCGCAAGGAATCGGTGATCTACCTGGCCCTGGCCGATGACGACGACAAGAAGCTGATGGGTTTCTGTCAGCTGTACCCGAGCTTTTCGTCGCTTTCACTTAAACGCGTGTGGATCCTCAACGACATTTATGTCGCCGAAGACGCCCGCCGGCAGTTAGTGGCTGACAACCTGATGCGCACCGCGAAAAAAATGGCCAAGGAAACCAATGCCGTGCGCATGCGCGTTTCCACCAGCAGCGACAACAAAATCGCACAGAAAACCTACGAATCCATCGGATTCAAGGAAGACACAGAGTTCAAAAACTACGTGTTGCCGATCAGCGACGAGCTTTGATCCGCACCGTGCCCTCGTAGGAGCGAAGCTTGCTCGCGAAAGCGGTATGTCATTCAGCATATCCGCCGGATGCTCGACCGCTTTCGCGAGCAATCGAGCGTCGACCGGCTGCTCCTACAAAAAAAAGCAGACCGCGCCGCCGGTCTTGCGCGACACTCCTCGCTACAAACTCGACGCGCTTTTCACTTCTCAGCCCGTATAATGCCGACCTTTCCGGCTTGTAAGAAAAACTACACCCGTCTGTAGCCTTACGCGAAGTCATCCGCACAGGCCTGCCGAGTCGGGCCGTCACCACAGGTGCCCCCATGGATTTCAACCCGCTCGACCTTATCCTGCATCTCGATGTTTACCTCGACTTGCTGGTAAACAACTACGGGCCATGGATCTACGCCATCCTGTTTCTGGTGATCTTCTGCGAGACCGGCCTGGTGGTGATGCCTTTCCTGCCGGGCGATTCCCTTCTTTTCATCGCCGGTGCCGTGGCGGCCGGTGGCGGCATGGACCCGGTATTGCTCGGTGGCCTGCTGATGCTGGCGGCGATCCTCGGGGACAGCACCAACTACATCATCGGACGAACGGTGGGCGAGCGACTGTTCAGCAACCCGAACTCGAAAATTTTCCGCCGCGATTACCTGCAACAAACCCACGACTTCTATGACAAGCACGGCGGCAAAACCGTGACCCTGGCGCGCTTCCTGCCGATCATTCGCACCTTTGCACCGTTCGTCGCCGGCGTGGCGAAAATGCCTTACCCGCGTTTCTTCTTTTTCAGCGTCCTCGGCACCATCCTCTGGGTTGGCGGTTTGGTGACCCTCGGTTACTTCTTCGGCAACGTGCCGTTCATCAAGAAAAACCTCTCGCTGCTGGTAGTGGGCATCATTCTGCTGTCACTGGTGCCGATGATCATCGGCGTGATTCGCAGCCGCTTCGGCAGCGCCGCGTCCAAAGCCGAACCACACTGAACGATGTGGTCGCTCAGCGCCTGGCGTCGCCGGCGCATCCTGGCCAGGCACCCGATTGCCGACGATATGTGGCAGCGGGTGCGCCATCACCTGAGCTTTCTCGACGGCATCAGCGCGGCTGAAGACCAGTGGTTGCGCGAAGCCTGCGTACTGTTTCTCGACGACAAACACCTGACCGCCCTGCCCGGCGTCGAACTCCATCAGGAGCAGCGTTTGCTGCTCGCCGCCCAGGCGCAATTACCGTTGCTGAAGCTGGGCGATCTGAACTGGTATCAGGGTTTTCACGAAATCGTCCTCTACCCCGACGACTTCCTCAGCCCGCAGCGCCATCGCGACGCCAGTGGCGTTGAACACGAGTGGGACGGCGAACACAGCGGCGAAGCCTGGCAGCAAGGCCCCATCATCCTGGCCTGGCCCGGCGTGATGGCCAGTGGTGGCTGGGAAGGCTACAACCTGGTGATCCACGAACTCGCGCACAAGCTCGACATGCTCAACGGCGACGCCAACGGCCTGCCGCCGCTGCACGCCGACATGCGCGTCAGCGACTGGGCCAAGGTCATGCAAGAGGCCTACGACGACCTCGACGGGCAACTGGAGCGTAACCCGGACGCCGAAACTGCCATCGACCCCTACGCCGCGGAAAATCCCGCCGAGTTCTTCGCCGTCACCAGCGAATACTTCTTCAGCGCCCCGGATTTGCTGCATGAGGCTTATCCACAGGTGTATGAGCAGTTGAGGCTGTTTTACCGGCAGGATCCACTGGCGCGTCTGCGGCAACTTCTGGCCGAGAACCCTGTCTATCAGGCACACGACTAAGGTCTACACGACCTCTGATCCGTAGCGTGATCGGCGGAATATGCCTATAATCGCCGCCACTTTTTGGTCAATCCGGCCAAGTGTTTTTGGTCAACTAACGGGGGCACCGCCCAATGAGCTACAGCAAGATTCCGGCTGGCAAAGACCTGCCGAACGACATCTACGTCGCTATCGAGATTCCGGCCAACCACGCGCCGATCAAATACGAAATCGACAAAGACAGCGATTGCCTGTTCGTTGACCGTTTCATGGCCACCCCGATGTTCTACCCGGCCAACTACGGTTACATCCCGAACACCCTGGCTGACGACGGTGATCCCCTCGACGTGCTGGTCGTGACCCCTTACCCGGTTGCTCCAGGCTCCGTGATCCGCGCTCGTCCGGTCGGCATCCTGAACATGACCGACGACGGCGGCGGCGATGCCAAAGTCATCGCAGTCCCACACGACAAGCTGTCCCAGCTGTACGTCGACGTGAAGGAATACACCGACCTGCCAGCCCTGCTGATTCAGCAGATCGAGCACTTCTTCGCGAACTACAAAGATCTCGAAAAAGGCAAATGGGTGAAAATCGAAGGCTGGGCCGGTGCAGACGCCGCCCGCGAAGCGATCACCAAGTCGGTTGCTGCCTATAAAGGCTGAGACGCCACTGGCCTTGCGCCACTGACGACTTGAAAAAACCCCGGTTTATCCGGGGTTTTTTGTGCGCGCAGAAAAGCTTTTAAACGTGCCGTTTAACCATTCGGCGAATCGGTTTTTTCTTGTTTAATTTTTACTCGATACGTCTTACATCCGGTCTTAAATTTCCCTCGTATTTTGAACGGTTCGTTTATTCAAAGCCTCGCCATACGCCCGTAAACTCGTGCCCATGAAGAAAAAAACACTAGCGGTCCACGGTTTAAAGCGCTCCTCAAAGTAGCGAACATCACGACGACCGGATTCGCCGAATACCTCGGCACGGCGCCGCAAAACGTCCACAACTGGTACACCCGCGGTGTGCCCGATCACTGCATGGAAGCCGTCGCCAGAAAACTCTCGGTCAACAGCGAGTGGCTCAAATATCTCGAAGGCCCGAAAGACGCCAAACACCTGCGTCTGGTCAGCGACACCGGCAACACCTTCGACGCCCAGGCCCTCCGCGGCATCTACACCGTCATCGAACCCACTGATGTCGAATTGCACTTTTACAAAGAAGCGCCCATCGCTCCCGGCTCCAGCAAAACCCACGTGATCGAGGACACCAGCCACCCCATCCGCCTACCCCGCAGCCACCTCGACTCCCTGGAAATCAACCATGCGGATGCCATCTGCGCCTACATGATCGGCAACAGCATGGCCGAGAAAATTGAAGACGGCTCAACCATCGCCATCGATCGCGGCCTGACCCAGATTGTCGATGGAGAAATTTATGCGATCGAACACGACGGGATGCTGCGCATCAAGTACCTGCACCGAATGCCGGGCAATGGATTGCGAATGCGCAGCCACAACAGCGCCGAGTACCCGGATGAAACTTTCAGGGCCGCGCAAATAGAAGAGCAGAACATCCGGGTGTTGGGTTGGGTGTTTTGGTGGTCGACGCTGAACAAGCGTCGACCGCCCATTCCGTTCCTGTAACACCGCGCCGCGCCCTTCGCGAGCAAGCCCGCTCCCACAGGGATTACGTAGAACCTGTGGGAGCGGGCTTGCCCGCGAAGGCGGTGGAACATTCACCTCAAAACCCGGATCAGCAACCCGATCCCAAGCAACTAACAGCTCTACCCCGCACACCACACTGGGAATTCCCCAAAAAAATCAGTATGCTGCGCCCCACATTTGCGCATCGACCCGCCCCGCGGCTCCGATCGCACCGACAAGGCAGATGATTTTCTCGCCGAGTCCCACAGCCGGACGCAAGATCCGGGTGTACGTTTTGAAGGCTGGCGCGGTTTACCAAAAATGAACCAAGCCAGTCCCCGAGAAGCCGGCCACAAGCCGGCTTTTTAATGCCTGCTGGAAGTCACTCGCACTTCTTAATCTCTCTGCTTTTGCCAGCCTTTTTTTCCGCTCATTGAGCAATAACGGCCTAAAAGTAAGCAGCTTCGCTTTCTTTTGAAGGAAAGATCCTTGGAAGCCCAACCTGCTTGTGCCTGACAAATGGGCTGACTAATCTTCGACCGTCACTACTGACCTCTAAACCGACATAGCGGCACACGCGGCGAAGGCCGCTCCGAAAAAATTACCAGGGACAAAAGCATGAGCGACACCCCTGTCAGCCTGAGCACGCCACCCGAAGGTTATGGCGATTGGCTGGCCGACCTCAAAGTCCGAATCCATTACGCCCAACAGCGCGCCACTCTAGCGGTGAACCGCGAACTGGTGCTGCTCTACTGGCAGCTCGGTCACGAAATTTTGTCCCGGCAAGCACAGCAGGGTTGGGGGGCCAAGGTGATCGACCAACTGGCTCAGGATTTGCGCGCAGCCTTTCCTGATATGAAGGGGTTTTCTCCACGCAACCTCAAATACATGCGCGCCTTTGCAGAAGCGTGGCCGGACGAAAAATTTGTGCAAGAGGTGCTTGCACAATTGCCTTGGTATCACCAGTTAGCGCTGCTGGAAAAACTGTCTAGCCAGGAAAGCCGCTACTGGTATGCCGTGCAGGCCATCGAGCACAACTGGTCGCGCAATATTCTGGTGATGCAGATCGAGACGTGTCTGCTGGAGCGCAGCGGCAAGGCAGTCAGTAATTTCGAGTGCCAGTTGCCCAAACCGCAATCCGACCTTGCGCGCGAATCACTGAAAGACCCTTACCGTTTCGATTTCCTCGGCCTGACTCTTGATGCCCAAGAGCGCGAGATCGAAAACGCTCTGGTTAAGCATGTCACCGACTTCTTGCTGGAACTGGGTGCAGGCTTTGCCTTCGTCGGCAAGCAAGTGCTGCTGGATGTAGGTGGTGACGAATTTTTCGTCGACTTGCTGTTTTATCACCTCAAGCTACGTTGCTATGTCGTCATTGAACTCAAGGCTGGCAAGTTCAAGCCCGAACATCTGGGTCAGCTTGGATTTTACCTCACCGCAGTGGATGCTCAACTCAAGCACCCGCAGGACGGCCCAACCATCGGCCTTCTACTATGCAAGAGCAAGAATAAGGTAGTGGCCGAATACGCCCTGCGTGATAACGCCCGTCCCATCGGCGTGGCCGAGTACCTGTTAGTGGAGTCCTTGCCAGCAGAGTTGAAAACCAGCCTGCCCAGCATTGAACAAATTGAGCGCGTACTAGCAACTGAAGGCTCATCCTTCGAGGACGATGCGCAATGAGGGAACAAATACTGCGAATGCGGTGTTTGAGCCTCACGGATAACTAAACCCCTTAACCAACGTCAACTCCCCCACCGCCCGCATCGGCACCAGAAAAGTCTCCATCTTCTCGTTCGGCGTCCCCTCTTCCGTAATTACGGTCACCTGCGCCGTAGTCAGCGGCTGAACCGCATCCTCCTGCCCGTCTTCATCACTCCGATACCCGCCCCCAAAATAGTTCACGTAAACGAGATACTGCCCTTTGATCGGCGCCGGCATGGCGAAGATTTCCGGCCCATACCCCGTCGTCACGTCCACATCCAGCGCCGCGCCATTAGGCGCAACACGATCGCCATACCAGATATGCGCACCATCGGGCGTGATGAGGTGCAAGTCCAGATCCGTGCCGTCGCTGTCCCAGGCCAGCAACACCCGCAATTTCGCCGGTGTCGCACCGCCGCTGGCGTTGAGGAACTGTGTGCGATGGCGTTGTTGGCCATCGGGGCTGCGCACTTCAACGCTGTTGCTGCCGTTGGGGAAGGAGAACGGTCGGTCAAAGCGGCCAGCGGGATCGATCTTCAGCGGCATGCTGACGCCGTTGACGATCAACCGGCCCGGTTCAGTGGACTTGGGGGTGGCTTTGATCTGGCCGGTGATGCGTGCGGTGTTGGCCTGGCCCACTGGCGTGTTCACTGAGGAGGCCGGGTAGTTGACGGTCTGGCGGAAGTTTTCGCCTTCGCCCTCGGCCGCGCCCGTGCGCCAGCCGCCGACGGGGGTGTCGAGTTTGACGGCGCTTTCAGCCGCAAAAACCGTCGGCAATACGCAAACAGAACAAAGGAACAGGAAGACCTGTGGATAACGGAGTTTCATGGCCTATTCCAGCAAGAGGTGGCGGGCGAGCCCTTCGATGTAGGTTTCATCCTGGCCGTTGGGGTGTGCTTCGAAGGCCAGGTGCAGGTATTCGTGGGTCAGGTCGAGGCGGTCTTGCAGCGACAGCACGCCGCGCACGTAAATGCGCTGACGCTCGCGGTCCACAAAAGGGCGGCCGAAGGCCAGGCGGCAGACGGCGAAGGTGCTGACTTCGTTGTAGCCGGTTTCGCTTTCGAGGCGTTGGCGCCAGCCGCGTCGTTGGGTTTGCAGCCAGTCTTGGGCGGCGGGCAATGCTTCGCAGGAGGCGACGGGGTTGTCCCAGCGGCTGAGGCTCGCGCGCGGGTAGGCGTGCAGCAGGATGGCGTCGTAGCGCTGGCCTGCGTTGGCTTGTTCGACGGCGTGCTGCCAGGAGAGTTTGTCCGGGCCGGGTTGGTCGGAGTGATAGGTGACGGTGCTGCCGGCGAGTACCAGGTCGCTGGTCCATGCGGCGATGTTGCGTGATTCAGCGGTGGCCGGGCGCGGGGCGACGCGTTGGCGGCTGCTGCTGTCGTCGATGCTCAGGCAGTCGCCG contains:
- a CDS encoding PDDEXK nuclease domain-containing protein, with translation MSDTPVSLSTPPEGYGDWLADLKVRIHYAQQRATLAVNRELVLLYWQLGHEILSRQAQQGWGAKVIDQLAQDLRAAFPDMKGFSPRNLKYMRAFAEAWPDEKFVQEVLAQLPWYHQLALLEKLSSQESRYWYAVQAIEHNWSRNILVMQIETCLLERSGKAVSNFECQLPKPQSDLARESLKDPYRFDFLGLTLDAQEREIENALVKHVTDFLLELGAGFAFVGKQVLLDVGGDEFFVDLLFYHLKLRCYVVIELKAGKFKPEHLGQLGFYLTAVDAQLKHPQDGPTIGLLLCKSKNKVVAEYALRDNARPIGVAEYLLVESLPAELKTSLPSIEQIERVLATEGSSFEDDAQ
- a CDS encoding YfaP family protein, giving the protein MKLRYPQVFLFLCSVCVLPTVFAAESAVKLDTPVGGWRTGAAEGEGENFRQTVNYPASSVNTPVGQANTARITGQIKATPKSTEPGRLIVNGVSMPLKIDPAGRFDRPFSFPNGSNSVEVRSPDGQQRHRTQFLNASGGATPAKLRVLLAWDSDGTDLDLHLITPDGAHIWYGDRVAPNGAALDVDVTTGYGPEIFAMPAPIKGQYLVYVNYFGGGYRSDEDGQEDAVQPLTTAQVTVITEEGTPNEKMETFLVPMRAVGELTLVKGFSYP